The DNA region AATACTCCCAGTTTTTGTGCAACTTTCGTATATTTTGCCTCGATAGATAAAGGGAAAGGTACGTTTGGCATGGTCTGAAAgatagaagaaatggatgaaaacATTGATTGTGGGAGGGTTATTTTTAGTCTTATCAAGAGAAATGGACATGAATGGAACACACGGAGCTGGGTGAGGAGATGCCTGAGGCTTCCGTCTAGGAGACAGTTACGGACATTCCCCCTTCATCTGGGAAGCCATGTGCGCCTCACATGAGGATAAACTGCACACCTGCCTTTCCTAGTACAGTATTTCCATCTTCCTATATAATCCACATTTAGAGCACAGCAACGGAATATGGAACCACGGATAGCACAATCAAAATACGTTTTCCCTCCATAGATGAATGGGAAAACACATCCATTACCTGAAAGAAGAAAGGCATTGTTCGCTTCTTCAGCTCTCAGAGTTTCATGATCTCTCCAGTAACTCTGACACAAAGTCTCTGTTCAAGCTAGCCCATCATCCCCAAGGGCCTGCCCTGTACAGACCCCCTGCTAAGCATCAGGGATGTCAAGGTAAATATGGTGTGG from Balaenoptera musculus isolate JJ_BM4_2016_0621 chromosome 19, mBalMus1.pri.v3, whole genome shotgun sequence includes:
- the LOC118885446 gene encoding seminal plasma protein A3-like, with the protein product MAPRLGIFLIWAGTSVFLQLDPVNGDQQLSENTTVPFAVTPDHETLRAEEANNAFLLSGNGCVFPFIYGGKTYFDCAIRGSIFRCCALNVDYIGRWKYCTRKDHAKRTFPFIYRGKIYESCTKTGSIFWRRWCSLSLNFDQDRAWRYC